In Desulfobulbaceae bacterium, a single window of DNA contains:
- a CDS encoding antitoxin, whose amino-acid sequence MPCVQTKLFKSNKSQAVRLPKAIAFPESVTNIEIIAIGNKRIITPANQSWDDWFDSPGVSHDFMDERLQPDDQVRDIL is encoded by the coding sequence ATGCCCTGCGTCCAAACCAAGCTCTTCAAGAGCAACAAAAGTCAGGCTGTTCGTCTCCCCAAGGCAATTGCTTTTCCAGAATCGGTCACCAATATCGAAATTATCGCTATTGGCAATAAACGTATTATTACCCCTGCCAATCAATCATGGGATGATTGGTTTGACTCGCCCGGAGTTTCCCATGACTTTATGGATGAACGGTTACAACCGGATGACCAAGTGAGGGATATCCTGTAA